The bacterium genome contains a region encoding:
- a CDS encoding glycosyltransferase family 2 protein: MKKLTVSVVMPNINGKTIMEKNFPALFKAVDNPNNHILEVIVVDDGSWDDSVVFLNKEYGDKVKLIKHTKNRGFSAAVNTGVRASKGDLILLINTDVIPEPNFLEPVLPHFENLKVFAVSTHEEGYGGARGYFSEGYIQLGMTKETKESHISFYVSGGSGVFRKSIWKELGGMDEKLLSPFYWEDIDLCYRAWKRGYLNVWEPNGKVVHKHESTISKFPKKYVARVKERNQLLMLWKNIQSNKMIQNHVIAIITRALRHPGYFIIIFMALLRLPIALRARKKEIKESIVSDEAIFAKFNL, translated from the coding sequence ATGAAAAAATTAACAGTATCAGTGGTAATGCCAAATATTAACGGTAAGACGATAATGGAGAAAAACTTTCCAGCACTTTTTAAAGCAGTAGATAATCCTAATAATCACATTTTAGAGGTAATAGTGGTTGACGACGGTAGTTGGGACGACAGTGTTGTTTTCTTAAATAAAGAATATGGGGATAAGGTTAAGCTAATAAAGCATACTAAGAACAGGGGTTTCTCGGCTGCTGTAAATACTGGTGTCCGAGCGAGTAAGGGAGATTTGATACTTTTAATAAACACAGACGTTATTCCAGAACCAAATTTTTTAGAGCCAGTGTTACCGCATTTTGAAAATCTAAAGGTTTTTGCTGTTTCTACACACGAAGAAGGATATGGGGGCGCCAGGGGTTACTTTTCTGAAGGATATATTCAGCTGGGGATGACAAAGGAAACAAAGGAGTCTCATATAAGCTTCTATGTTAGCGGTGGAAGCGGTGTTTTTAGAAAAAGTATTTGGAAGGAATTGGGTGGAATGGACGAAAAACTGTTATCCCCATTCTATTGGGAAGATATCGATCTTTGTTACAGGGCATGGAAAAGAGGATATCTAAACGTTTGGGAACCTAACGGAAAAGTGGTTCATAAGCATGAGTCAACAATTTCAAAGTTTCCAAAAAAGTATGTAGCCAGAGTAAAAGAACGTAATCAGTTATTAATGCTCTGGAAAAATATACAAAGTAATAAAATGATACAAAACCACGTTATTGCAATTATAACAAGGGCACTTAGACACCCCGGATACTTCATAATAATTTTTATGGCCTTATTAAGGTTGCCTATTGCCCTAAGAGCTAGGAAAAAAGAGATTAAGGAGTCTATCGTTTCCGACGAAGCAATATTTGCCAAGTTTAATCTTTAA
- a CDS encoding methyltransferase domain-containing protein — protein sequence MKKSKALELHEHVPANWYHQSLKKDLLQRYWHTTRFEAIKKYAEKADDVLDIGCADGVFTNVIFKATNAKKLTAIDVVKTSVDWAKKHWKKNKKLKFIVGDAHNLKFKSNSFDAVFIMEVLEHVEDPLKVLQDVKRVLKKGGYAMFLVPSDNDLFKVVWWLWLNFYPRGWVWKETHIQTYRDNYLPVLCKKAGFKVELDKKFNLGMLHLVKVRK from the coding sequence ATGAAAAAAAGTAAAGCACTAGAACTACATGAACACGTACCTGCAAATTGGTATCATCAGTCATTGAAGAAAGATTTACTTCAAAGATACTGGCACACAACACGATTTGAAGCTATCAAAAAATATGCAGAAAAAGCAGATGATGTTTTAGATATTGGTTGTGCAGATGGAGTATTCACAAATGTAATTTTTAAGGCAACAAACGCAAAAAAACTAACTGCAATTGATGTGGTTAAGACTTCAGTTGACTGGGCCAAAAAACATTGGAAGAAAAATAAAAAATTAAAGTTTATTGTTGGAGACGCTCACAACCTAAAGTTTAAAAGCAATTCTTTTGATGCTGTATTTATAATGGAAGTCTTAGAGCACGTTGAAGATCCTTTAAAAGTTTTGCAAGATGTTAAAAGAGTTCTTAAAAAAGGAGGTTATGCAATGTTCTTGGTTCCTTCTGACAATGATTTGTTTAAGGTTGTTTGGTGGCTATGGCTTAATTTTTATCCCAGAGGTTGGGTTTGGAAAGAGACACACATACAAACCTATAGAGATAACTATTTGCCGGTTTTATGTAAAAAGGCTGGATTTAAAGTGGAACTTGATAAAAAATTTAACTTAGGAATGTTACACTTAGTAAAGGTTAGAAAATAA
- a CDS encoding glycosyltransferase family 4 protein: MKAAIYNPYLDTLGGGERYTIEFCRVLSEIGYNVDIEWKNGEILKKISNRFGVKVPQNIKVVEDIKKGKDYDICFWVSDGSIPTLNARKNILHFQVPFKNVNGSSLLNKMKLFRINDVICNSRFTKSVIDKEYGVDSIVLYPPIETRLFNPKRKENIILYVGRFSSLLQSKGQDVLVNTFKKLYDFKSSKDYGNKSWKLVLAGGVEVGSSELLYKLKLMVDNYPIEIVESPKFKELQALYGKAKIFWSASGFGVDQNKNPEKVEHFGMTVVEAMSAGVVPVITSNGGHLEIVSSGKNGYLWHNEQDLLDLTTKLINEKGLLSKLSKSAKISSQNFGKEVFKKNIEEIL, encoded by the coding sequence ATGAAGGCTGCAATTTATAATCCATATCTAGACACCCTAGGTGGTGGTGAGAGATACACTATTGAATTTTGCAGAGTGCTGTCTGAAATAGGTTACAACGTTGACATTGAGTGGAAAAATGGTGAAATTCTTAAAAAAATATCCAATCGTTTTGGCGTCAAGGTTCCTCAAAATATAAAAGTTGTTGAAGATATTAAAAAAGGTAAAGACTATGATATTTGTTTTTGGGTTAGTGATGGTAGTATCCCAACTTTAAATGCCAGAAAAAATATACTTCATTTCCAGGTTCCGTTTAAAAATGTAAACGGATCGTCTCTCTTAAATAAAATGAAACTTTTTAGAATTAATGATGTTATCTGTAACTCAAGGTTTACAAAAAGCGTAATAGATAAAGAATACGGTGTTGATTCAATTGTTTTATATCCACCAATTGAGACAAGATTGTTTAATCCCAAGAGAAAAGAAAATATCATTCTTTATGTGGGTAGGTTCTCAAGTTTATTGCAGTCAAAAGGGCAGGACGTTTTAGTTAATACTTTTAAAAAGCTTTACGATTTTAAAAGTTCTAAAGATTATGGAAATAAGTCATGGAAATTGGTGTTAGCTGGTGGTGTAGAGGTTGGATCAAGTGAATTGTTATACAAACTGAAGTTAATGGTTGATAACTATCCAATTGAGATAGTTGAAAGTCCAAAATTTAAAGAACTACAGGCTCTTTATGGAAAAGCAAAAATATTTTGGTCAGCATCTGGTTTTGGTGTAGATCAAAACAAAAATCCTGAGAAAGTAGAACACTTTGGGATGACAGTCGTTGAAGCTATGAGTGCTGGAGTGGTTCCAGTTATTACCTCAAATGGTGGACATTTGGAAATAGTTAGTAGTGGTAAAAATGGATATTTATGGCACAATGAACAAGACCTTTTGGATTTAACTACAAAGCTAATCAATGAAAAAGGTTTATTGAGTAAACTGTCTAAGTCCGCAAAAATTAGTAGTCAAAATTTTGGCAAAGAAGTTTTTAAGAAAAATATAGAAGAAATTTTATGA
- a CDS encoding glycosyltransferase family 2 protein — translation MNHNKKDILKPHISAVIVYGGNYDKMLFEKAKKSVSWCGETVLIEGKEKGFSDWRNEGLRKAKGEWILYLDSDEEVTNELKKEILQLIENTQKVKCYAIPRQNIIFSKEFKHSGQYPDYQIRLFKKENLIEWAGDLHEQPKYIGRLGYLKNCIVHHKNMTVSQMIEKTNKWSEIEAKLMFDDNHPKMNMLRFFTAGFREFILRFVKQKAFLDGREGVVYGIYQIYSRLISYSKLWEMQIAQK, via the coding sequence ATGAATCATAACAAGAAAGATATATTAAAACCTCATATTTCAGCCGTTATTGTCTATGGAGGTAATTATGACAAGATGCTTTTCGAAAAAGCAAAGAAATCAGTTTCTTGGTGTGGTGAAACAGTTTTAATCGAGGGGAAAGAAAAAGGTTTTAGTGACTGGAGAAATGAAGGATTAAGAAAAGCAAAAGGAGAATGGATACTATATTTAGATAGTGACGAAGAGGTAACAAACGAATTAAAAAAGGAAATCCTACAATTAATTGAAAACACTCAAAAAGTTAAATGTTATGCTATTCCTAGACAAAATATTATTTTTTCCAAAGAGTTTAAACACAGTGGGCAATATCCAGATTATCAGATAAGACTATTTAAAAAAGAAAACTTAATTGAGTGGGCAGGAGATCTTCATGAACAGCCAAAATATATAGGAAGATTAGGGTATTTAAAAAATTGCATTGTTCACCACAAGAATATGACGGTTTCTCAGATGATTGAAAAAACAAATAAATGGTCAGAGATTGAAGCTAAGCTTATGTTTGATGATAATCACCCAAAAATGAATATGCTCAGGTTTTTTACTGCTGGATTTCGGGAATTTATATTAAGGTTTGTAAAACAAAAAGCATTTCTTGATGGTAGGGAGGGCGTTGTATATGGAATTTACCAAATATATAGTAGGCTAATATCGTATTCAAAATTATGGGAAATGCAAATAGCACAAAAATAA
- a CDS encoding glycosyltransferase family 2 protein — translation MPKISVVINTLNDQKKIGRCLASLKSFANEIVVVDMMSSDQTREIAKKYRARVFKHKRISFVEPARNFAISKTKYDWIVILDADEELTEELKSFIKKELRDPKADYYRVPRKNIIFGKWIKHTGWWPDYNIRFFKKGHVSWNQLIHSVPVTTGRGFDLTAKEGLAIKHKAYSSVEDYISRMNRYTTVQSRELNRKNVEFVWSMLISKPLSEFLRRFFAESGYRDGLHGLALSLLQAFSEVVVYSKLWQKQKFKKVKVPLGDVGKEFFKSFKEIEWWLDESKIRSSKNIFRRIWLKILRRL, via the coding sequence ATGCCAAAAATATCAGTTGTAATTAATACCTTAAATGACCAGAAAAAAATAGGCAGGTGTTTGGCTTCTCTTAAAAGTTTTGCAAATGAGATTGTTGTTGTTGATATGATGTCATCTGACCAAACGCGTGAAATTGCAAAAAAATATAGAGCTAGGGTTTTTAAACATAAAAGGATTAGTTTTGTTGAGCCTGCCAGAAACTTTGCAATATCAAAGACCAAATACGATTGGATTGTTATTCTAGATGCTGACGAGGAGCTAACTGAAGAGTTAAAGTCTTTTATCAAAAAAGAGTTAAGGGATCCAAAAGCAGATTACTACAGAGTTCCCCGAAAAAATATTATCTTTGGCAAATGGATTAAACACACAGGCTGGTGGCCAGACTACAATATTAGGTTTTTTAAGAAAGGTCACGTTTCTTGGAATCAGTTAATACATTCTGTTCCTGTTACAACAGGTAGGGGTTTTGACTTAACTGCAAAGGAGGGCTTAGCAATTAAGCACAAAGCTTATTCTTCAGTCGAAGACTATATTTCTCGAATGAATAGATATACAACAGTTCAGTCAAGGGAATTAAACAGAAAAAATGTTGAATTTGTTTGGTCTATGTTAATTTCAAAACCCCTATCAGAGTTTTTAAGAAGGTTTTTTGCAGAATCTGGATATAGGGATGGTTTACATGGTTTGGCACTATCACTATTGCAAGCGTTTTCCGAAGTAGTTGTATATTCTAAGTTATGGCAAAAACAGAAATTTAAGAAAGTCAAAGTTCCACTTGGAGATGTTGGTAAGGAATTTTTTAAGTCATTTAAAGAAATCGAATGGTGGCTGGATGAATCAAAAATTAGAAGTAGTAAGAATATATTTAGAAGAATTTGGTTAAAAATACTTCGTAGGTTATGA
- a CDS encoding class I SAM-dependent methyltransferase produces MAKLTNKCPICKSKRNTKYWAMHGYKLSRCKECEFVWDSNHQVDVLLQYDKSYFQNDNPKGGYTNYFEGMRINKRTFIDRLKKIEKKLKFKGRLLDVGAALGDCLEVATHLGWKDSYGVEVSEFAVSQAKKRGVTNIKNTVLEDSGYPRNNFDIITYQDVIEHVSNPIKELKIAYKYLKKDGLIFLVTPDIGGLWHKLLKSMWYHYKPGEHIMYFTQGSLRLALEMAGFKNIETRKTYHVLSLEYVFSRLKYYSPYFFEMMVTLSKKLGIQDYSFRAYTGEIEAWGQK; encoded by the coding sequence ATGGCAAAACTAACTAATAAATGTCCGATCTGCAAAAGTAAAAGAAATACCAAATATTGGGCAATGCATGGTTATAAGTTGTCGAGATGTAAAGAATGTGAGTTTGTTTGGGACTCAAATCACCAAGTGGATGTTTTGCTTCAATATGATAAATCCTACTTTCAAAACGATAATCCAAAAGGTGGTTATACAAATTATTTTGAAGGGATGAGAATAAATAAAAGAACTTTTATTGATAGATTGAAGAAAATAGAAAAAAAGCTGAAATTTAAAGGAAGGTTATTAGATGTAGGCGCTGCGCTGGGTGATTGTCTTGAAGTCGCAACACATCTGGGATGGAAAGACTCGTATGGTGTGGAAGTATCAGAGTTTGCAGTGAGTCAGGCTAAAAAAAGGGGAGTTACTAACATAAAAAACACTGTGCTAGAAGACTCTGGTTACCCAAGGAACAATTTTGATATTATTACCTACCAAGATGTGATTGAACATGTGAGCAACCCCATTAAGGAGTTAAAAATTGCGTATAAATATTTAAAAAAAGATGGACTCATATTTTTAGTAACTCCTGATATTGGAGGGTTGTGGCACAAATTATTAAAATCCATGTGGTATCACTATAAACCTGGTGAACATATCATGTATTTTACACAAGGATCGTTAAGATTAGCTTTAGAAATGGCGGGATTCAAAAATATTGAGACCAGAAAGACTTATCACGTTTTAAGCTTGGAGTATGTTTTCAGCAGGTTGAAATATTATTCTCCATATTTTTTTGAGATGATGGTCACGCTTTCAAAAAAGTTAGGTATTCAAGATTACTCATTTCGAGCATATACAGGTGAAATTGAAGCATGGGGTCAAAAATAA
- a CDS encoding oligosaccharide flippase family protein: protein MEEEIGIDTIKQKSVRGIVVLTGRTFLLQIVALVAQFLLFAYLGTYEFGVFAIVSAIVNFLVYFSDIGLAAALIQKKDKPTDVDLRTTFFVQQVLVFTLIGIVIFLTPYFVEKYSLTYDGKILLYALSFSLILSSFKSIPSVLLERKLEFTKLVFPQILEQIVYNVILVVMAMKGYGLFSFSVAVVVRGFVGLITLYYLQPWKIGIAFSLDTLKGLFKFGIPYQVNTFLATLKDDGLVIVLGGIIGPAGVGVLSFAQKITRLPLTFFMDTVTKVMFPAFSRLQDDRDNLERSVTRSIFFICLFVFPSLMGIVILAPLLVRVVPRYEQWVPALVPIVFIAINFAFAAATTQLTNLLNAIGKIKYTFYLMIMWTVLTWIFIPPLAIKFGVVGVSIGYSLVGVSSVVAIYVAKQKVNFSITNSMIKPLIGTIVMGAVLLVTRNFLDVSVNSMIVLTLIGAMVYISSMTAMMGLSLIEDAKKSFKQIFNRN, encoded by the coding sequence GTGGAGGAAGAAATTGGAATAGATACAATTAAACAAAAGTCAGTGCGTGGTATTGTAGTTTTAACTGGCAGAACCTTTTTACTTCAAATAGTTGCCTTAGTGGCTCAGTTTTTACTTTTTGCATATCTTGGAACGTATGAGTTTGGTGTTTTTGCAATAGTTTCCGCAATTGTTAATTTTTTGGTTTACTTTTCTGATATTGGTCTGGCTGCGGCGTTAATTCAAAAAAAAGATAAACCTACAGATGTTGATTTGAGAACCACATTCTTTGTGCAACAAGTGTTGGTGTTCACCCTAATAGGTATTGTTATTTTTCTAACACCTTACTTTGTTGAAAAGTATTCACTAACCTATGATGGAAAAATTCTTCTTTATGCCTTAAGTTTTTCTTTAATTTTATCTTCTTTTAAAAGTATCCCATCTGTTTTGTTGGAAAGAAAGTTGGAATTTACCAAGTTGGTTTTTCCTCAAATTTTAGAGCAGATTGTATATAACGTTATTTTGGTGGTAATGGCCATGAAGGGTTATGGCTTGTTTAGTTTTAGTGTTGCAGTTGTTGTTAGAGGCTTTGTTGGATTAATTACACTATATTATTTGCAACCATGGAAAATTGGCATTGCATTTTCACTGGATACATTAAAAGGTCTCTTTAAGTTTGGAATTCCATATCAAGTAAATACTTTTTTGGCGACGTTAAAGGATGACGGGCTAGTAATTGTCTTAGGGGGTATCATTGGACCTGCTGGGGTTGGAGTACTTTCATTTGCTCAAAAGATAACTAGGTTGCCTCTAACTTTCTTTATGGATACAGTTACTAAAGTTATGTTCCCTGCCTTTTCTAGATTACAAGATGACAGAGATAACTTAGAAAGAAGTGTTACAAGGTCAATATTTTTCATTTGTCTTTTTGTTTTCCCAAGTTTAATGGGAATAGTAATATTGGCACCTTTATTGGTTAGGGTTGTACCTAGGTACGAGCAGTGGGTTCCTGCATTGGTACCAATCGTTTTCATAGCTATAAATTTTGCATTTGCTGCAGCTACTACTCAACTAACCAACTTGTTAAATGCTATTGGTAAAATTAAGTACACTTTTTATCTAATGATTATGTGGACCGTACTTACTTGGATCTTTATTCCACCATTGGCTATAAAATTTGGGGTAGTTGGCGTATCAATTGGATACTCCTTAGTTGGGGTTTCATCAGTTGTTGCAATTTATGTTGCAAAACAAAAAGTAAATTTTTCCATAACCAACTCAATGATTAAACCACTAATAGGAACTATTGTAATGGGAGCAGTACTACTAGTTACTAGAAACTTCTTGGATGTAAGTGTTAATTCAATGATTGTTTTGACGCTTATTGGTGCGATGGTTTATATTTCATCAATGACGGCAATGATGGGATTGTCTTTAATAGAAGATGCTAAAAAAAGCTTTAAACAAATATTTAATCGGAATTAG
- a CDS encoding glycosyltransferase family 39 protein, which translates to MNLNKIFKEWGWTIFILFVISGIGLGIRLYNLTILPVFVDEAIYVRWSQVMAIEPTLRFLPLSDGKQPLFMWVLMFLIKYFSDPLFVGRLISVGTGMGTILGVFTLSYLLFKNKKTAVVATLLYTVSPFSVFFDRMALVDSMLSMFGIWTAVFGYLTAKHKRWDLAMLTGFMLGFAFLTKSPAIFVGLLLPSFWWLTGLRGIWKLGATYVIAFAMYNVQRLGPNFDMLSSRTGDYVRPLNHIFINFFDPLIPHLKDVAVWLSSFGPSAIIPVVLIGAYLGFKQNFKTTILLLGWLLVPIFIQSELALAFTARYIYFTIPYLFILAGLVVVTDQKWLRYIGYGLITVFLVQSSIFNFYLLTNPEKANLSRGERSGYLEEWTAGQGIKEISEYLKNESSLIDNQQIIVGTEGYFGTLPDGLQIYVNDHPNIVVIGVGVIITETPKSLKEAVEAGNKTYLVVNKSRFRADYEELGYKFIAKYPKGLRLTDSDQYAKYGPQEELLFFEIVK; encoded by the coding sequence ATGAACCTCAATAAAATATTTAAAGAGTGGGGATGGACAATATTCATATTATTTGTAATTTCTGGTATTGGGCTTGGTATTAGACTTTACAATTTAACAATACTTCCAGTCTTTGTAGACGAAGCAATATATGTTAGGTGGTCACAGGTTATGGCTATCGAACCAACTCTTCGTTTTTTACCATTGTCTGATGGTAAGCAACCTCTTTTTATGTGGGTTCTAATGTTTTTAATTAAATACTTTAGTGATCCATTGTTTGTGGGAAGACTTATATCAGTTGGTACAGGTATGGGCACTATTTTAGGAGTTTTTACTTTATCTTATTTGTTGTTTAAAAATAAAAAGACTGCTGTGGTTGCTACTCTTTTATATACCGTCTCACCCTTTTCCGTCTTTTTTGACAGGATGGCTTTAGTTGATTCGATGCTCTCAATGTTTGGTATTTGGACTGCTGTTTTTGGATACTTAACAGCAAAACACAAACGATGGGACCTTGCAATGTTGACAGGTTTTATGTTGGGTTTTGCATTTTTGACAAAATCACCAGCCATTTTTGTTGGACTTTTATTGCCTTCATTTTGGTGGCTTACTGGCCTTAGAGGTATTTGGAAGCTAGGAGCAACCTATGTAATAGCATTTGCAATGTACAACGTCCAGAGACTAGGACCAAACTTTGACATGTTAAGTTCTCGCACAGGGGATTATGTCAGGCCTTTAAATCATATCTTTATTAACTTTTTTGACCCCTTAATACCACATTTAAAAGATGTTGCAGTCTGGCTTTCAAGTTTTGGTCCGTCCGCCATTATCCCTGTTGTTTTAATTGGTGCATATTTGGGATTCAAGCAGAACTTCAAAACAACAATTTTACTTTTGGGGTGGTTGCTTGTTCCTATTTTTATTCAGTCAGAGCTGGCACTTGCTTTTACCGCAAGATATATTTATTTTACAATTCCATATCTTTTTATTCTTGCGGGGCTAGTGGTAGTTACTGATCAAAAGTGGTTACGTTATATCGGTTACGGGTTAATAACTGTTTTTCTTGTGCAAAGTTCAATCTTTAATTTTTATTTGTTAACAAACCCTGAAAAAGCCAATCTGTCCAGAGGTGAGAGATCAGGTTATCTTGAAGAATGGACTGCTGGACAGGGAATTAAAGAAATTTCAGAATATTTAAAAAATGAATCGTCATTAATTGATAATCAGCAAATCATAGTAGGTACAGAAGGATATTTCGGAACTCTTCCTGACGGTTTGCAGATATATGTTAATGATCATCCAAACATTGTTGTCATTGGGGTGGGTGTGATAATTACTGAGACCCCCAAAAGTTTGAAAGAAGCAGTTGAAGCGGGGAACAAAACTTATTTAGTTGTTAACAAATCAAGGTTTAGAGCAGATTATGAGGAACTTGGCTACAAATTTATTGCAAAATATCCAAAAGGTCTAAGGTTAACAGATTCTGATCAGTATGCAAAATATGGCCCTCAGGAAGAACTTCTCTTTTTTGAGATTGTAAAGTGA
- a CDS encoding glycosyltransferase family 2 protein, with the protein MRRPFLSVVIPSYNEENNIRTGALSGICDYLGGQKYTWEILVVDDGSTDKTGELAEKFAVNRKNVRVLREPHRGKGGTVIAGMLQAKGEIIIFDDMDQATPIDQLEKVLPKFKQGYDIVIGSRAGREGAPLIRKTMAYGFSILRNIILQLPYKDTQCGFKAFTMSASNKIFKRLKVFNQKQAQSGASVSAGFDLEILYVARKLKLKVAEVPVVWHHKEGTKVNPIKDSWEGFRDLVKVRINAIYGRYKV; encoded by the coding sequence ATGAGAAGACCATTTTTAAGTGTAGTAATACCGTCTTATAACGAAGAGAATAATATAAGAACGGGTGCTCTTTCGGGTATATGTGACTATTTAGGTGGCCAGAAATATACTTGGGAGATATTAGTCGTTGATGATGGATCCACAGATAAAACGGGTGAATTGGCTGAAAAATTTGCTGTTAATCGTAAAAATGTGAGAGTTTTAAGAGAGCCTCACAGGGGGAAGGGTGGAACTGTGATTGCAGGAATGCTTCAGGCAAAGGGGGAAATAATAATATTTGATGATATGGATCAGGCCACACCCATAGATCAGTTAGAAAAAGTATTACCAAAGTTTAAACAGGGTTACGACATTGTTATTGGTTCAAGAGCAGGTAGGGAAGGAGCACCTCTAATTAGGAAAACCATGGCCTATGGGTTTTCAATTCTTAGAAATATAATATTGCAGCTTCCTTATAAAGATACTCAATGTGGTTTTAAGGCCTTTACAATGTCAGCATCTAACAAGATTTTTAAAAGACTTAAAGTTTTCAATCAAAAACAAGCCCAGTCGGGGGCATCTGTTTCAGCTGGGTTTGATTTAGAAATTCTATATGTTGCAAGAAAATTAAAACTAAAAGTTGCAGAAGTTCCAGTTGTCTGGCATCACAAAGAGGGGACAAAAGTAAATCCAATTAAAGATTCTTGGGAAGGGTTTAGGGATCTTGTTAAGGTTAGAATTAATGCAATTTACGGTAGATATAAAGTATAA
- a CDS encoding glycosyltransferase family 39 protein produces MPINLEKKFLTKIKHNFLLCGKKLFTPWNILIFVILITAFLVRIYRLPELLGFWYDQGRDALVIWDLIHNGKLFLIGPMMGNTGIFRGPWYYYLITPAYYFSNGNPLYANYFLIFISVLALLILYLVAKNISNKRVGLFALLIASFSSYIIGASRWLSNPTPTMLTGVVFVFSMIKFLEKRWWSLPLASFVIGMGLNFGAATELYLIPALLLILFLNKKLIPSLKIITLSVFVFVFTFLPQILFEVRHKGVMIKAFYNFVFNEKTFTIDFIQTLTARFSKYYDLFASKFWVDGDLFFLPFLVLFVYLLFKNFKVLWKNKKFQILFITFLAPFVGTLFFVSNLGGFYDYYFTAYYLVFILMFAVVLDSLWQSNWGRLVGISFLIIFSIQNYNSFEYYKKPLNDPEIIAFKNQLDMVEWIKNDSDADFNVDVYVPPVIPHAYDYLFKWQNLDQFPEQTSLLYTVYEVDPPHPERLEAWLDRQEGIGMVVDDERFGGIVVQKRYRIEK; encoded by the coding sequence ATGCCAATAAATCTTGAGAAGAAATTCTTAACAAAAATTAAGCATAACTTCTTGCTATGTGGCAAGAAGTTGTTTACTCCTTGGAACATATTAATTTTCGTAATTTTGATTACAGCCTTTTTGGTACGAATATATAGACTTCCTGAACTTTTAGGTTTTTGGTATGACCAAGGTCGCGATGCTTTGGTTATTTGGGACTTAATTCATAATGGTAAATTATTTTTAATAGGCCCAATGATGGGGAATACCGGTATCTTTAGAGGTCCTTGGTATTATTATTTAATTACCCCCGCTTACTATTTTTCTAACGGTAATCCATTGTATGCAAATTATTTTTTGATATTCATATCAGTTTTGGCTTTACTTATTTTATACTTAGTTGCAAAAAATATATCTAATAAAAGAGTGGGTTTGTTTGCATTATTAATTGCAAGTTTTTCTAGTTATATAATTGGGGCATCTAGGTGGCTTTCAAATCCTACTCCCACAATGCTGACGGGTGTGGTATTTGTTTTTTCAATGATAAAGTTCCTTGAAAAAAGATGGTGGTCTTTGCCTCTGGCCTCATTTGTCATCGGTATGGGTTTAAACTTTGGAGCTGCTACTGAGCTTTATTTGATCCCCGCATTGCTTTTGATTTTATTTCTAAACAAAAAGTTAATTCCAAGCTTAAAAATTATAACACTCTCAGTGTTTGTTTTTGTTTTTACCTTTTTACCACAAATATTATTTGAAGTAAGACATAAAGGCGTAATGATAAAAGCTTTTTATAACTTTGTATTTAATGAAAAGACCTTTACGATTGATTTTATACAGACATTAACTGCCAGGTTTTCAAAATACTATGACCTTTTTGCATCAAAGTTTTGGGTTGATGGTGATCTGTTTTTTTTACCCTTTCTTGTTTTATTTGTATATTTACTATTTAAAAATTTCAAGGTACTTTGGAAAAACAAAAAGTTTCAAATTTTGTTTATTACATTTTTAGCCCCATTTGTAGGAACGTTATTTTTTGTTAGTAATTTAGGAGGTTTTTATGATTATTATTTTACTGCTTACTATTTAGTTTTTATTCTGATGTTCGCTGTGGTTCTTGATTCCCTTTGGCAGTCAAATTGGGGTAGGTTAGTAGGAATATCTTTTTTGATTATTTTTTCAATTCAAAATTACAACAGTTTTGAATATTATAAGAAACCATTAAATGATCCTGAAATAATAGCTTTCAAGAACCAGTTGGATATGGTTGAGTGGATTAAGAATGACTCCGATGCAGATTTTAACGTTGATGTCTATGTACCACCAGTAATACCACACGCATATGACTACTTGTTTAAATGGCAAAACTTAGATCAATTTCCAGAACAAACAAGTTTACTTTATACTGTTTATGAAGTTGACCCACCACACCCTGAGAGGCTTGAGGCATGGCTAGACAGACAAGAGGGTATTGGTATGGTGGTTGATGATGAAAGATTCGGTGGAATTGTAGTACAAAAAAGATATAGAATAGAAAAATGA